A single Acropora palmata chromosome 5, jaAcrPala1.3, whole genome shotgun sequence DNA region contains:
- the LOC141882600 gene encoding hypoxanthine-guanine phosphoribosyltransferase-like, producing MTAKDCIMISDDFKGYSLEMFCLPKHYEDDVESIMIPKGLICDRIERLARNICREVGEGPLIGLCVLKGGYQFFGDLMNSIKSISSSGELSVKMSVDFIRLKSYEDDQSSGEVKVVGSDDLSSLAGKHVLVVEDIIDTGATMKKLLNTLTKFNPASVKVASLLVKRTPLSNGYRPNYIGFEIPNKFVVGYALDYNEHFRDLNHICVINESGKKKYAL from the exons ATGACGGCAAAAGACTGTATTATG atttctGATGACTTCAAAGGTTACTCTTTAGAAATGTTTTGCTTGCCTAAGCATTATGAAGATGATGTGGAATCCATTATGATACCAAAAGGGCTTATCTGTGACAG gatCGAAAGATTAGCAAGGAACATCTGCCGTGAAGTTGGAGAGGGGCCACTCATTGGACTGTGTGTGCTAAAGGGAGGATATCAGTTTTTTGGTGATTTGATGAACTCCATCAAATCAATCAGTTCAAGTGGAg AACTGTCAGTGAAGATGTCAGTTGATTTCATCAGGCTGAAGAGCTATGAG GATGATCAGTCTTCTGGGGAAGTAAAAGTTGTTGGAAGTGATGATTTGTCGTCATTGGCTGGAAAG CACGTGTTAGTCGTTGAG GATATAATTGACACAGGAGCCACCATGAAGAAACTGCTGAACACTCTAACAAAATTCAATCCTGCCTCAGTCAAAGTAGCAAG TTTGCTTGTGAAAAGAACACCCCTCAGCAATGGGTACCGTCCAAACT ACATTGGTTTTGAGATACCTAATAAATTTGTTGTGGGTTATGCCTTG gaTTACAATGAACATTTTAGAGATCTAAAT CATATATGTGTCATAAATGAAAGTGGAAAGAAGAAATATGCCCTATAA
- the LOC141882582 gene encoding uncharacterized protein LOC141882582 isoform X5 yields the protein MMGRRCTLPHDDRFSLHKNLILAFILYILTLFIYYYGKLEEDLSRKMVCNAFWLLNLFFKASEITWMLNESIFLVRMLLYSLDDDFYLWYYLLFGWGFSGFLTFCVYLPYLQFKIGRDSERCWVSHRHTNHVLMLHIPLTIILVINFGFAIYVVRLLAIKRKHSQTRHMRTLVKSVKATVILVFLLGFINLVVFYQPENSPGYDLLVALLDPFQGILVCIFFVFLSAEFRGSLRRKWMQWRYGILEETNPYSASHDIEPEPSGVENCSPTDALRLESPRDSLRSLTPQLSMKPLTDAHSKQNSQKSLLSRSIDLTKYRQSKVEPEPVKPIRVQSAGPEAWCPPTHSEAVTAWQEIQLSENPYSASHDIEPEPSGAESSTPASVLSSESTRDSLRSSTSQLSMRQLPDELIKQNSQKSLLSRSMDLTKYRQSKVGPEPVKPIRVQSAGPKAWSPPTLIEAVTPWQEIQLSENKDGLSTSGQNLEKHDIPAGNKSITSPHFGSQTSLRPQTTPQTDLETNVNAEPSINTEEDEQEGKTDGKTLNSQDSFSFSSQEFARALRPTTSDLSEESAAASTPLGYETTGAEPLGTTAGPSIAEDERELESGSVEDSKASSMFWHEAQQRMAQRRRSRLGHNKVMSTGNDSMRQHQKYTDKQKDAEEYKLAWISKILTGNKSLEAESDA from the exons ATGATGGGACGACGATGCACGCTCCC ACATGACGATCGATTCAGTCTTCACAAAAACTTGATCCTTGCGTTCATTCTTTACATTTTAacactatttatttattactatGGGAAATTGGAAGAGGATTTATCGAGAAAG ATGGTTTGCAATGCATTCTGGTTGTTGAACCTCTTCTTCAAAGCGTCAGAGATCACGTGGATGCTGAATGAAAGTATTTTCCTTGTACGCATGCTCTTGTATTCCCTTGACGACGATTTCTATCTCTGGTACTACTTACTCTTCGGCTGGG GTTTCTCTGGATTTCTGACGTTCTGTGTTTACCTTCCTTACCTTCAATTCAAAATCGGAAGAGACAGTGAAAG ATGCTGGGTGAGTCACAGACACACCAATCATGTGTTGATGCTGCATATTCCTCTCACGATTATCTTAGTG ATCAATTTCGGCTTCGCCATATATGTTGTTCGTTTGCTCGCTATAAAAAGGAAGCACTCCCAAACGCGTCACATGAGAACATTAGT AAAGAGCGTCAAGGCCACTGTGATTTTAGTATTTCTTTTGGGATTTATCAACCTCGTTGTTTTCTACCAACCTGAAAACAGCCCTGGATATGATTTGCTTGTTGCCTTACTGGACCCGTTTCAG ggaaTACTGGTTTGCATCTTCTTTGTGTTCTTAAGTGCGGAGTTTCGGGGGTCGCTAAGAAGAAAATGGATGCAGTGGCGATACGGAATACTTGAAGAAACG AATCCATACTCTGCAAGTCACGACATCGAGCCTGAGCCATCTGGCGTTGAAAATTGCTCACCAACAGATGCCCTCCGTTTAGAGTCCCCGCGTGATTCTTTGAG GTCTCTGACTCCTCAGCTCTCCATGAAACCGCTTACAGACGCACATAGCAAACAGAACAGCCAGAAATCGCTTCTCTCTCGCTCAATAGACCTCACCAAATATCGCCAATCGAAAGTAGAACCTGAGCCCGTTAAACCGATACGAGTACAGTCAGCGGGTCCAGAGGCCTGGTGCCCACCGACTCACAGCGAGGCCGTGACGGCCTGGCAAGAGATTCAGTTGTCAGAG AATCCATACTCTGCAAGTCACGACATCGAGCCTGAGCCATCGGGCGCTGAAAGTAGCACACCAGCAAGTGTCCTCAGTTCAGAGTCCACGCGTGATTCTTTGAG GTCCTCGACCTCTCAGCTCTCCATGAGACAGCTTCCAGACGAACTTATCAAGCAGAACAGCCAGAAATCGCTTCTCTCTCGCTCAATGGACCTCACCAAATATCGCCAATCGAAAGTAGGACCTGAGCCCGTTAAACCGATACGAGTACAGTCAGCGGGTCCCAAGGCCTGGTCCCCACCGACTCTCATTGAGGCTGTGACGCCCTGGCAAGAGATTCAGTTGTCAGAG aaTAAAGATGGCCTATCGACATCCGgacaaaatcttgaaaaacacGATATTCCTGCGGGGAATAAAAGTATCACTTCTCCTCACTTCGGCAGCCAAACATCTCTGCGACCTCAAACCACACCTCAAACAGACCTTGAGACAAATGTCAACGCCGAACCAAGTATCAACACTGAAGAAGATGAACAAGAAGGCAAGACTGACGGTAAAACGCTGAACTCTCAAGATTCCTTTTCGTTCTCTAGCCAAGAGTTTGCGCGTGCTCTTAGACCTACGACTTCTGACCTGTCTGAAGAATCTGCGGCCGCAAGTACTCCTCTCGGTTATGAAACCACTGGCGCCGAACCGCTGGGGACAACAGCGGGTCCATCCATAGCAGAGGATGAACGCGAGCTCGAGTCGGGGAGTGTTGAAGATTCAAAAGCAAGCTCAATGTTTTGGCACGAGGCTCAACAACGTATGGCACAGAGACGGAGATCACGACTAGGACATAACAAAGTGATGTCGACAGGAAACG ATTCCATGCGGCAACATCAGAAGTatacagacaaacaaaaagacgCAGAAGAATACAAACTAGCATGGATCAGCAAAATCCTGACAGGGAATAAATCACTTG AAGCTGAAAGTGATGCTTGA
- the LOC141882585 gene encoding protein disulfide-isomerase A4-like — protein sequence METRRVLAILLLSIAFSATLSLGDETEETASEADSSENEAVTEETVDENANVDDEVKEEDDVLVLTTKTFDSVVNDKDVILVEFYAPWCGHCKSLAPEYAKAAKKMKERTPPVPFAKVDATVETDLAQKYDISGYPTLKIFRKGTAYEYDGPRVEEGIVKYMEEQADPNWKPPPEAVITLTKDNFTDVISRESLMLVEFYAPWCGHCKQLAPEYEKAAKMLKEDDPPILLAKVDATVESELAQQYDVQGYPTMKVFRKGKASEYKGKRDQHGIASYMREQVGPSSKILTSLKALTDFMKERDDEVIVGFFENESDKLLEQYLEANNDIRNDYSFAHTFDPAAKKHFGIKGSSIVLFHPEQFRSKFEDKHIVFKGKDPTPADLQKFYEDKRTPLVGEMNRGNQHTKYSKRPLCVVFYDLDFGFEQRTATQFWRKKVLQVANDHRDVTFAIADEQSFMEELKDFALDDSGEEVNVGCFDDKDKKYRMDPDEEFDEDSLRDFVENFKEGNIKPQVKSQPAPKKNAGPVAVVVGKTFEEIVLDSKKDVLIELYAPWCGHCKELEPTYKKLGKKFKDEPNVVIAKMDATANDAPPAYKAEGFPTILFAPANDKKNPVKYEGNRDLESLVKFVKEKATVSLKKAKDEL from the exons ATGGAAACGAGAAGAGTTTTAGCCATATTGCTGCTTTCAATCGCATTTTCTGCAACCTTATCGCTTGGAGACGAGACTGAAGAAACTGCATCTGAAGCTGATAGTTCAGAAAATGAGGCAGTTACTGAGGAAACGGTAGATGAAAACGCAAATGTCGATGACGAGGTGAAAGAGGAAGATGATGTATTGGTTCTTACAACGAAGACCTTTGATTCTGTAGTGAACGACAAAGATGTTATCCTCGTGGAATTCTACGCTCCATG gTGTGGTCATTGCAAGTCGTTAGCTCCAGAATATGCAAAAgctgcaaagaaaatgaaggagAGAACACCACCAGTTCCCTTTGCAAAAGTGGATGCTACAGTTGAAACAGATCTTGCACAGAAGTATGACATTAGCGGCTACCCGACTCTCAAAATCTTCCGCAAAGGAACAGCATATGAATATGATGGCCCTCGTGTTGAGGAAG GGATTGTTAAGTATATGGAAGAGCAGGCTGATCCAAACTGGAAACCACCACCAGAAGCTGTCATCACTCTCACAAAAGACAACTTTACAGATGTAATCAGCCGTGAAAGCCTCATGCTAGTCGAGTTCTATGCTCCATG GTGTGGACATTGCAAGCAACTTGCTCCAGAATATGAGAAAGCAGCCAAAATGTTGAAGGAAGATGATCCACCCATATTGTTGGCCAAAGTTGACGCAACTGTCGAGTCAGAACTGGCCCAGCAATATGACGTGCAAGGTTATCCCACCATGAAAGTGTTCCGCAAAGGCAAAGCATCTGAATACAAGGGCAAAAGAGATCAACATG GTATTGCTAGCTACATGCGCGAACAAGTGGGCCCGAGTTCCAAGATCCTGACTTCGCTGAAGGCACTCACAGAttttatgaaagaaagagACGATGAAGTTATCGTTGGGTTCTTTGAAAATGAGAGCGACAAGCTTTTGGAGCAATATTTGGAAGCTAACAACGACATCAGAAACGACTACTCCTTCGCTCACACTTTTGATCCTGCGGCAAAGAAACATTTCGGTATTAAGGGCAGCTCCATCGTTTTATTCCATCCGGAACAGTTCAGATCAAAGTTTGAAGACAAACATATTGTCTTTAAG GGCAAGGATCCAACACCAGCAGATCTTCAGAAGTTTTATGAAGACAAGCGCACACCGCTTGTTGGAGAAATGAATAGGGGCAACCAACACACAAAATACTCCAAGCGCCCTTTGTGTGTCGTTTTCTACGATTTAGACTTTGGCTTCGAACAACGAACCG CAACCCAGTTTTGGCGAAAGAAAGTCTTGCAGGTGGCCAATGATCACCGTGACGTAACATTCGCCATTGCCGATGAACAGAGCTTCATGGAAGAGCTCAAGGACTTTGCGCTTGACGACTCCGGAGAGGAAGTCAATGTAGGCTGCTTCGACGACAAGGACAAGAAATACAGAATGGACCCCGATGAGGAATTCGACGAGGACAGTCTTCGAGACTTTGTGGAGAACTTTAAAGAAG GCAACATCAAACCTCAAGTTAAGTCGCAGCCGGCTCCGAAGAAAAACGCTGGGCCTGTTGCTGTGGTGGTGGGAAAAACGTTCGAAGAAATCGTGCTTGATTCCAAGAAAGATGTTCTGATTGAACTCTACGCACCTTGGTGTGGACACTGCAAAGAACTTGAACCAACTTACAAGAAACtaggaaagaaatttaaagacGAACCCAACGTGGTAATCGCCAAGATGGACGCCACAGCCAATGACGCGCCGCCTGCTTACAAAGCTGAAGGATTTCCCACTATCCTCTTCGCACCGGCCAACGACAAGAAGAACCCGGTCAAATATGAAGGCAATCGAGACCTGGAAAGTTTGGTGAaatttgtgaaagaaaaagctACTGTCTCCCTCAAAAAGGCTAAAGATGAACTTTAG
- the LOC141882582 gene encoding uncharacterized protein LOC141882582 isoform X4: MMGRRCTLPRHDDRFSLHKNLILAFILYILTLFIYYYGKLEEDLSRKMVCNAFWLLNLFFKASEITWMLNESIFLVRMLLYSLDDDFYLWYYLLFGWGFSGFLTFCVYLPYLQFKIGRDSERCWVSHRHTNHVLMLHIPLTIILVINFGFAIYVVRLLAIKRKHSQTRHMRTLVKSVKATVILVFLLGFINLVVFYQPENSPGYDLLVALLDPFQGILVCIFFVFLSAEFRGSLRRKWMQWRYGILEETNPYSASHDIEPEPSGVENCSPTDALRLESPRDSLRSLTPQLSMKPLTDAHSKQNSQKSLLSRSIDLTKYRQSKVEPEPVKPIRVQSAGPEAWCPPTHSEAVTAWQEIQLSENPYSASHDIEPEPSGAESSTPASVLSSESTRDSLRSSTSQLSMRQLPDELIKQNSQKSLLSRSMDLTKYRQSKVGPEPVKPIRVQSAGPKAWSPPTLIEAVTPWQEIQLSENKDGLSTSGQNLEKHDIPAGNKSITSPHFGSQTSLRPQTTPQTDLETNVNAEPSINTEEDEQEGKTDGKTLNSQDSFSFSSQEFARALRPTTSDLSEESAAASTPLGYETTGAEPLGTTAGPSIAEDERELESGSVEDSKASSMFWHEAQQRMAQRRRSRLGHNKVMSTGNDSMRQHQKYTDKQKDAEEYKLAWISKILTGNKSLEAESDA; encoded by the exons ATGATGGGACGACGATGCACGCTCCC TAGACATGACGATCGATTCAGTCTTCACAAAAACTTGATCCTTGCGTTCATTCTTTACATTTTAacactatttatttattactatGGGAAATTGGAAGAGGATTTATCGAGAAAG ATGGTTTGCAATGCATTCTGGTTGTTGAACCTCTTCTTCAAAGCGTCAGAGATCACGTGGATGCTGAATGAAAGTATTTTCCTTGTACGCATGCTCTTGTATTCCCTTGACGACGATTTCTATCTCTGGTACTACTTACTCTTCGGCTGGG GTTTCTCTGGATTTCTGACGTTCTGTGTTTACCTTCCTTACCTTCAATTCAAAATCGGAAGAGACAGTGAAAG ATGCTGGGTGAGTCACAGACACACCAATCATGTGTTGATGCTGCATATTCCTCTCACGATTATCTTAGTG ATCAATTTCGGCTTCGCCATATATGTTGTTCGTTTGCTCGCTATAAAAAGGAAGCACTCCCAAACGCGTCACATGAGAACATTAGT AAAGAGCGTCAAGGCCACTGTGATTTTAGTATTTCTTTTGGGATTTATCAACCTCGTTGTTTTCTACCAACCTGAAAACAGCCCTGGATATGATTTGCTTGTTGCCTTACTGGACCCGTTTCAG ggaaTACTGGTTTGCATCTTCTTTGTGTTCTTAAGTGCGGAGTTTCGGGGGTCGCTAAGAAGAAAATGGATGCAGTGGCGATACGGAATACTTGAAGAAACG AATCCATACTCTGCAAGTCACGACATCGAGCCTGAGCCATCTGGCGTTGAAAATTGCTCACCAACAGATGCCCTCCGTTTAGAGTCCCCGCGTGATTCTTTGAG GTCTCTGACTCCTCAGCTCTCCATGAAACCGCTTACAGACGCACATAGCAAACAGAACAGCCAGAAATCGCTTCTCTCTCGCTCAATAGACCTCACCAAATATCGCCAATCGAAAGTAGAACCTGAGCCCGTTAAACCGATACGAGTACAGTCAGCGGGTCCAGAGGCCTGGTGCCCACCGACTCACAGCGAGGCCGTGACGGCCTGGCAAGAGATTCAGTTGTCAGAG AATCCATACTCTGCAAGTCACGACATCGAGCCTGAGCCATCGGGCGCTGAAAGTAGCACACCAGCAAGTGTCCTCAGTTCAGAGTCCACGCGTGATTCTTTGAG GTCCTCGACCTCTCAGCTCTCCATGAGACAGCTTCCAGACGAACTTATCAAGCAGAACAGCCAGAAATCGCTTCTCTCTCGCTCAATGGACCTCACCAAATATCGCCAATCGAAAGTAGGACCTGAGCCCGTTAAACCGATACGAGTACAGTCAGCGGGTCCCAAGGCCTGGTCCCCACCGACTCTCATTGAGGCTGTGACGCCCTGGCAAGAGATTCAGTTGTCAGAG aaTAAAGATGGCCTATCGACATCCGgacaaaatcttgaaaaacacGATATTCCTGCGGGGAATAAAAGTATCACTTCTCCTCACTTCGGCAGCCAAACATCTCTGCGACCTCAAACCACACCTCAAACAGACCTTGAGACAAATGTCAACGCCGAACCAAGTATCAACACTGAAGAAGATGAACAAGAAGGCAAGACTGACGGTAAAACGCTGAACTCTCAAGATTCCTTTTCGTTCTCTAGCCAAGAGTTTGCGCGTGCTCTTAGACCTACGACTTCTGACCTGTCTGAAGAATCTGCGGCCGCAAGTACTCCTCTCGGTTATGAAACCACTGGCGCCGAACCGCTGGGGACAACAGCGGGTCCATCCATAGCAGAGGATGAACGCGAGCTCGAGTCGGGGAGTGTTGAAGATTCAAAAGCAAGCTCAATGTTTTGGCACGAGGCTCAACAACGTATGGCACAGAGACGGAGATCACGACTAGGACATAACAAAGTGATGTCGACAGGAAACG ATTCCATGCGGCAACATCAGAAGTatacagacaaacaaaaagacgCAGAAGAATACAAACTAGCATGGATCAGCAAAATCCTGACAGGGAATAAATCACTTG AAGCTGAAAGTGATGCTTGA
- the LOC141882604 gene encoding large ribosomal subunit protein mL43-like, with protein sequence MAQVEIPNRAFGRFVRPLQRLVLNYCKHGGSSRGIREYIDKEIVEFAKNNPEVTIYVRERNGKHPRIVANFINGNSKIVEVKNKTPEEIEHWVERLRHESGVKVQKIRKFWHTENPSIQGTWTPFLNKPPSLRRSTVNTLTAQSKFSS encoded by the exons ATGGCGCAGGTCGAGATTCCTAATAGAGCTTTTGGACGATTTGTTCGCCCATTGCAACGCCTAGTACTTAATTATTGCAAACATGGAGGAAGTAGTAGAGGAATAAG GGAGTACATCGACAAAGAAATCGTGGAATTCGCGAAGAACAATCCTGAAGTGACAATATACGTTAGAGAACGCAATGGCAAACACCCCAGAATTGTAGCAAATTTTA TAAATGGAAACAGCAAAATTGTAGAAGTGAAAAACAAGACACCAGAAGAAATTGAACATTGGGTTGAAAGGCTGAGACATGAATCAGGTGTCAAAGTTCAGAAAATCCGAAAATTTTGGCACACAGAAAATCCTTCAATACAAGGAACTTGGACACCATTCCTCAACAAACCACCATCTCTAAGACGCTCAACTGTAAATACTCTCACAGCACAAAGCAAGTTTAGCAGTTGA